One Branchiostoma floridae strain S238N-H82 chromosome 1, Bfl_VNyyK, whole genome shotgun sequence genomic region harbors:
- the LOC118409819 gene encoding uncharacterized protein LOC118409819 isoform X3 produces MSERTIAPSAISDVLISEQSEARGHDHGTSRVSLVFRRPGKPLREDGRDVPDISDEDRSAAPEKGSEKTPADPRDEEYEKEQGGAVGPSAGYFQGKRYSSIVTASTVAEFAESYRRGSSLASSTSYRSSISQGSTVSGFSTSRGSISSYESEGRAQRLSSILKKPNRSLAKEQALNEFSKTDEHLAYIRDEALKNQVELPIGLLITMKKEVLMVVQETAKEYQKTVGPHHRLTMDALKRVDELAEEIKRMGF; encoded by the exons atgtcggaGAGGACCATAGCTCCGTCCGCCATCTCTGACGTGTTGATCAGTGAACAGAGTGAAG CACGCGGTCACGATCACGGGACGTCTCGGGTCTCCCTAGTCTTCAGACGGCCTGGGAAACCTCTAAG GGAGGATGGAAGAGACGTGCCTGATATTTCGGATGAAGACAGGTCAGCCGCACCGGAGAAGGGCAGTGAGAAGACACCAGCTGATCCGAGAGATGAAGAATATGAAAAAGAGCAGG GGGGCGCTGTAGGTCCGTCAGCAGGTTATTTTCAGGGCAAGAGATATAG CTCAATCGTAACGGCAAGCACGGTAGCAG AATTCGCCGAATCTTATAGAAGAGGTTCGTCACTAGCCTCATCGACAAGCTACAGGAGCAGCATA TCACAAGGATCTACAGTGTCTGGCTTCAGCACATCCAGGGGCAGCATATCGTCCTATGAGAGTG AGGGCAGGGCCCAGAGGCTTTCTAGCATTCTGAAGAAGCCCAACAGATCCCTGGCGAAGGAGCAGGCACTCAACGAGTTTTCGAAG ACTGATGAGCACCTGGCCTATATCCGGGACGAGGCGCTGAAGAACCAAGTGGAG TTGCCGATCGGACTTCTTATAACCATGAAGAAAGAGGTTTTGATGGTCGTACAGGAGACCGCAAAAG AGTACCAGAAGACCGTAGGACCGCACCACAGGCTGACGATGGATGCTCTGAAACGAGTGGATGAACTTGCAGAGGAAATTAAAAGAATGGGATTTTAG
- the LOC118409819 gene encoding uncharacterized protein LOC118409819 isoform X1, which yields MSERTIAPSAISDVLISEQSEGQEENLEAQTRTRSRSRDVSGLPSLQTAWETSKGMSRRGKTLAAEPATREDGRDVPDISDEDRSAAPEKGSEKTPADPRDEEYEKEQGGAVGPSAGYFQGKRYSSIVTASTVAEFAESYRRGSSLASSTSYRSSISQGSTVSGFSTSRGSISSYESEGRAQRLSSILKKPNRSLAKEQALNEFSKTDEHLAYIRDEALKNQVELPIGLLITMKKEVLMVVQETAKEYQKTVGPHHRLTMDALKRVDELAEEIKRMGF from the exons atgtcggaGAGGACCATAGCTCCGTCCGCCATCTCTGACGTGTTGATCAGTGAACAGAGTGAAGGTCAGGAGGAGAACCTTGAAGCGCAAACACG CACGCGGTCACGATCACGGGACGTCTCGGGTCTCCCTAGTCTTCAGACGGCCTGGGAAACCTCTAAG GGTATGTCGCGTCGTGGGAAAACATTGGCAGCTGAGCCTGCTACAAG GGAGGATGGAAGAGACGTGCCTGATATTTCGGATGAAGACAGGTCAGCCGCACCGGAGAAGGGCAGTGAGAAGACACCAGCTGATCCGAGAGATGAAGAATATGAAAAAGAGCAGG GGGGCGCTGTAGGTCCGTCAGCAGGTTATTTTCAGGGCAAGAGATATAG CTCAATCGTAACGGCAAGCACGGTAGCAG AATTCGCCGAATCTTATAGAAGAGGTTCGTCACTAGCCTCATCGACAAGCTACAGGAGCAGCATA TCACAAGGATCTACAGTGTCTGGCTTCAGCACATCCAGGGGCAGCATATCGTCCTATGAGAGTG AGGGCAGGGCCCAGAGGCTTTCTAGCATTCTGAAGAAGCCCAACAGATCCCTGGCGAAGGAGCAGGCACTCAACGAGTTTTCGAAG ACTGATGAGCACCTGGCCTATATCCGGGACGAGGCGCTGAAGAACCAAGTGGAG TTGCCGATCGGACTTCTTATAACCATGAAGAAAGAGGTTTTGATGGTCGTACAGGAGACCGCAAAAG AGTACCAGAAGACCGTAGGACCGCACCACAGGCTGACGATGGATGCTCTGAAACGAGTGGATGAACTTGCAGAGGAAATTAAAAGAATGGGATTTTAG
- the LOC118409819 gene encoding uncharacterized protein LOC118409819 isoform X4, with protein MSRRGKTLAAEPATREDGRDVPDISDEDRSAAPEKGSEKTPADPRDEEYEKEQGGAVGPSAGYFQGKRYSSIVTASTVAEFAESYRRGSSLASSTSYRSSISQGSTVSGFSTSRGSISSYESEGRAQRLSSILKKPNRSLAKEQALNEFSKTDEHLAYIRDEALKNQVELPIGLLITMKKEVLMVVQETAKEYQKTVGPHHRLTMDALKRVDELAEEIKRMGF; from the exons ATGTCGCGTCGTGGGAAAACATTGGCAGCTGAGCCTGCTACAAG GGAGGATGGAAGAGACGTGCCTGATATTTCGGATGAAGACAGGTCAGCCGCACCGGAGAAGGGCAGTGAGAAGACACCAGCTGATCCGAGAGATGAAGAATATGAAAAAGAGCAGG GGGGCGCTGTAGGTCCGTCAGCAGGTTATTTTCAGGGCAAGAGATATAG CTCAATCGTAACGGCAAGCACGGTAGCAG AATTCGCCGAATCTTATAGAAGAGGTTCGTCACTAGCCTCATCGACAAGCTACAGGAGCAGCATA TCACAAGGATCTACAGTGTCTGGCTTCAGCACATCCAGGGGCAGCATATCGTCCTATGAGAGTG AGGGCAGGGCCCAGAGGCTTTCTAGCATTCTGAAGAAGCCCAACAGATCCCTGGCGAAGGAGCAGGCACTCAACGAGTTTTCGAAG ACTGATGAGCACCTGGCCTATATCCGGGACGAGGCGCTGAAGAACCAAGTGGAG TTGCCGATCGGACTTCTTATAACCATGAAGAAAGAGGTTTTGATGGTCGTACAGGAGACCGCAAAAG AGTACCAGAAGACCGTAGGACCGCACCACAGGCTGACGATGGATGCTCTGAAACGAGTGGATGAACTTGCAGAGGAAATTAAAAGAATGGGATTTTAG
- the LOC118409819 gene encoding uncharacterized protein LOC118409819 isoform X2, whose protein sequence is MTHDWTLTLNDTPMSNRSTRSRSRDVSGLPSLQTAWETSKGMSRRGKTLAAEPATREDGRDVPDISDEDRSAAPEKGSEKTPADPRDEEYEKEQGGAVGPSAGYFQGKRYSSIVTASTVAEFAESYRRGSSLASSTSYRSSISQGSTVSGFSTSRGSISSYESEGRAQRLSSILKKPNRSLAKEQALNEFSKTDEHLAYIRDEALKNQVELPIGLLITMKKEVLMVVQETAKEYQKTVGPHHRLTMDALKRVDELAEEIKRMGF, encoded by the exons ATGACCCATGACTGGACTCTGACACTGAATGACACTCCAATGTCAAACAGAAG CACGCGGTCACGATCACGGGACGTCTCGGGTCTCCCTAGTCTTCAGACGGCCTGGGAAACCTCTAAG GGTATGTCGCGTCGTGGGAAAACATTGGCAGCTGAGCCTGCTACAAG GGAGGATGGAAGAGACGTGCCTGATATTTCGGATGAAGACAGGTCAGCCGCACCGGAGAAGGGCAGTGAGAAGACACCAGCTGATCCGAGAGATGAAGAATATGAAAAAGAGCAGG GGGGCGCTGTAGGTCCGTCAGCAGGTTATTTTCAGGGCAAGAGATATAG CTCAATCGTAACGGCAAGCACGGTAGCAG AATTCGCCGAATCTTATAGAAGAGGTTCGTCACTAGCCTCATCGACAAGCTACAGGAGCAGCATA TCACAAGGATCTACAGTGTCTGGCTTCAGCACATCCAGGGGCAGCATATCGTCCTATGAGAGTG AGGGCAGGGCCCAGAGGCTTTCTAGCATTCTGAAGAAGCCCAACAGATCCCTGGCGAAGGAGCAGGCACTCAACGAGTTTTCGAAG ACTGATGAGCACCTGGCCTATATCCGGGACGAGGCGCTGAAGAACCAAGTGGAG TTGCCGATCGGACTTCTTATAACCATGAAGAAAGAGGTTTTGATGGTCGTACAGGAGACCGCAAAAG AGTACCAGAAGACCGTAGGACCGCACCACAGGCTGACGATGGATGCTCTGAAACGAGTGGATGAACTTGCAGAGGAAATTAAAAGAATGGGATTTTAG